GCATGCGCAACCCTGATCAAGTTCTAGCTGAGCTTGAAGAGTGTAAACGTGCTTACCCTGATCACTTGATCCGTATGGTTGGTTATGACAACTATGCTCAGTGCAAAGGTCACGAGTTTGTTGTTTACCGTCCACGTGGTCTGTAATTAGAAAGGCCAACTCTTAGGAGGCTATGCATGAGTGATAATACTCAAGCCTTGTCGGGTCGCGCGTTAGCTCGTGCGAGACGTCAAGCATTAACAAAGGGTAAGGGAGCTAAGATTGATTATGCTGAACTTTCCCAGAGTACCTCTGCACCTGTAAAGAGTTCGGCGCCTGAGCGGAGTGAGGAAGTTCCCACTCCGTCAAGTCGCAAAAGATCAAGAGATGTTATTCCCCAGCAGCCAGCTATGTCTGCAGGTAGAAAAGCATCTATTGAGCGTCGAAAGCAACAGGTTAAAGGTAAAACTTCACGAGGTGGCGCACAGCCAACTAGACAGCCTAGAAAGTCTGTTGAAACGGCGGTTGATACTACGCCGGTTGAGAAGTCAGCAACAGCAGAGCAGAGTTATATTGCGCCTGCAAGTGCTGGCAAAAACCGTGCAAAAGTTAATGCTGTCAAGCCAACAGCTACTGTGCAACCAAAAGGTCGCTTAGTTGCAAAGGCTTATAGAAAAGCCGCATGTGAAGGTAAGGCTAAATTGCAAGCTAAGATGAGTCAAAACAGTGCATTAACCTGCATTGATGCGTCGACTGATCCGAATGCAAGTTGTCGTGATATTGCTCGGAAGGTACGTGAGCAGCGTGCTACTCACGGTAAAGTGAAGGCGTCATCTTCACAACGTCCAGCAGGTCGTGCGTCAAAAAAGTCTGGTAACAGTGCACCTGAGAAGGTCGGTGTTGCGAAAACATCTTATGATCAAGATGTAAGTGGAACGCTTGTTTCAAATACCAACAAGATGACGGGTAGTGAAGCAGGTGGTTGCCGAGTAATTAGTGGTACTGAATATACTGGCCCTGATGAATATCAAGCGAAGTGTAGTTTTAAACCAGAGCCTAATCCAAGAAAGGTAGCAATGACAACAACTGCATCCGGCCGTAGTGTCAGTGGAACTGAAGTTGGCTTTTCAAAGTCAGTGACTGGTACAGAGTCGGGACAATGTCGTAGCGTTACTGGTACAGAATATTTGCCGGCTGATCAAGGTGAAGTTTTCTGTGGTAGTAAGCCTGAAGCAGGTCCTTCGAAAGTGAGTCAATCAAAAACGGTAAGAAACCAAATGGTATCTGGCCCAAGTATGAATACTCGCCAAGACATGACTGGATTAGAAGCAGGTGCACAGCGTACTGTGACCGGAAGTCAGTACGTGTCTAGTTCAGCGCCTATGGGCAAAGAACCAACACGTCAAGCACGCGGTAGTATAATGTCTCAGTCTGAAAAACATGAAGTTTCTCATACAGGTGGCGGCGCAGCGGTATCAGGTACAAACGTAAATTTTTATAAGCCTGTTACAGGCGATGAGTCTGGTTTTTGTAAGAATGTAACTGGTGGGCAGTATCAATCACAAGAAGTTCGTAAAGAACGTTGTGATGATGAGTTGCAACCAGGACCTACAAAATCCATTCAATCACAGACATTTGCAGGTCAGAAAATCACCGGGGATCGTGCTGGTTTAGGCGGAAAAATCACTGGTGCGGCTGCAGGTATGTGTAAAAGTGTAACAGGCTCTTCATATTTAAGTTTTGATGCTGTTGAGTCTTGTGGTGTTGAACCTTCAAGTCTAAAACCTGACGCGAATAAGTTCACCCCTCAGTCAAAGCCAACAACGGGCGGCCAGCCTGGACCTTTAGGTCTTACTGGTGCTCAAAAAGGCGTTTGTAGCTCTGTGAGTGGTACTCCATATCAGGGTGTAGATCATACATCTGCTATGTGTCAGTCTAGTATGCCTTCTATGGCAGGTGAGTCAGATTATCCAACGATGATTATGGCTGCGCCTCAACCTATGATGGCTCAGGCACCGGCTATGTTTAATGGTGCTAATGCTTACTCTGCACCTATGGTTCAGCCGGCACCAATTATGATTGGTTCAGAGCAACACAATGAAGCTGACAAAGCGGTTGCTTCAAGAATAACAGGAGATGGAGCCGATTCTGGTTTTTCAATTACCGGTGATTCTTGGCGTCGTGATGGAAAAGTTTCTGGAACGGAAGGCAAATGGTCACAATCTCGTAATGTCTCAATGCGTGGTGTGGAAACACGCCAATCAATGGGGGCACATGATTTTAGACCGGTTACTAATCCGCAGGTTGCTGATATAAGCCCAATTACAGGTTCTTCTGGCAACACAACTAGTGGTGCAAGCATAACTGTATCGGGTGGAGCACGCGCTTAAAGAAAATGAAAGTTTCTTTGTCCTCGAAAAAGGTTGTACGTTCCCCTTCTGGTAAGGTGGTAACTAAGCCCGATTTAGCCAATAAGTTGGTTGAAAATTCTAGGACTGAATCGCATGCTTTTATACCGGGTGGCAAGTTAGAAATAATTGACACTCGGTATATTAACCAACTTGTTACGCCTAGCTTTTGGCTTAAAAGGGCTACTAAGCGCAATGAGTTAGAAGTTGTAAAAAAAGTTCTCAAAGAAATTGAGAAAGCAAAAAATAATGAGTTTTTTACTGTAATAGCACAGCAGACTATTCAAGGTGAACTTGGATTGCGTGTGCCTTATCAGGTATTTGATAAGGAGCGGTTAGAGCGAAAAAACAAGTCGAGAATTGGTGGATTTGTTTTAACGTTATATTGGCTGGTTATTCCAATAAAAAATTTGTTACGTAAATTAACAGCTGAAAAGCACCCGCACCGAGTCGTTGCATGGCAGTGGAGTGAGTCTAGTAAGTGTAAGTATGTTAATTCGCTTGTAAGTGATTTTATATTGCTTACACAGGAGAGCGAAATACACAAGTCGGAAAAATATACGATTCACCATGCCGAGTTACGTCATGTAAATGGTGACCGAGTCTTAATAACGACAACTGACTTAACGGAATATGAATATAAGCGAGGGCGCGATTCATCAAGGTTACTTTTGACTGAATCAGAACTAGAATCCACGAACAAACCTTTAAAAAAGGTGGTTGAGTTGGTTTTAGGTTCGCCAAGCAGTAAGGTTGTATGGTTAGGTGTTACGGATGGTCAGACAAGGCAAACAATTAACTTATCAAGTTTGTATGCCTTGACTGATGCATTAGCAATTGATTTGGTTGCCCAGGCGCATCAAAAATATATTTTAGATGCGATTTATGCTTTACCGTTTACGCCTTCAATTAATATTCAATTATTAATTGAAGTGCTAACACTGCAACTTGTTGCACAAGATTATGCAGTGCGCTTATTAAGATAATGCGTACATTACGAAGTTGTAAATTAGGTTTTAACATACTATGAAGATTATGTTGGTTGATAAAGCGATTGTTTCTACAAATCGTATTGCGACAATGGATCACAAGCCACTTTTAATCGTAAGAGATAAGCCAGATGGCAGCCCTCAAGTTGCGGTTGATCCGGTTGGTTGTAAATCAGGTGATTGGGTTTTGTGTGTCGGAAGCTCAGCCGCCCGTGATGCAACGGGTACTAAGGCCTACCCAAGTGACTTAACCATTGTCGGTATTATCGATAGATGGGAGACAGACTAGTGGAGATACATCAGGTAACTCATCGACTAATTTTAACGAGTCGATTAGATGGCATGGGTCATTTACCTGTAAAAGTTTTATTAAGTGTTTCGGGCGGTGTTGCCGTTGCACTTGATCCTATAGGATGCAAGATTGGTGATTGGGTTTTTACAATTGCCAACTCGGCGGCAAGAACCGCAGCTGGTGATGATCGTTATTTAACAGATCTTACTATCAGTGGCATTATTGACAACTGGGCAGAGCAAGAGTCTTGAGTTGTTTGTTTTCGGGGTGGGGTGTTACTATCTCGCTTAAGTGTAAGGATTTAAATCGGCCATAGCCATGGAAGATTTAAAAGTATTTTTAACAGTTACGAACTCACTTTTTAAATGTAATTTGTTAAATTTAATTTTTTTATTAGGAGAATGATATGTCTACTGAATATGGTATCGCATTGGGTATGATCGAAACTCGTGGTTTAGTTCCAGCTATTGAAGCGGCTGATGCTATGACTAAAGCGGCTGAAGTTCGTTTAGTTTCTCGTGACTTCGTTGGTGGCGGTTACGTAACTGTAATGGTTCGTGGTGAGACTGGTGCTGTAAATGCTGCAGTTCGTGCTGGCGCAGATGCTTGTGAACGTGTTGGTGACGGCCTTGTTGCTGCACACATCATTGCACGTCCTCACAAAGAAGTTGATCCAATTTTGAACGGTAACTTAATCCAAGGTTAACTTCAAAGAATCATCTGAACTTTAACCCTGTTACGAACTCAAAACAGCGTTTAAATTCATTATGGAGATTTTAGAATGAGCAATGAATATGGTATTGCACTAGGTATGATTGAAACTCGTGGTTTGGTTCCAGCAATCGAAGCTGCAGACGCGATGACTAAAGCTGCCGAAGTTCGTTTAGTTACACGCGAATTTGTTGGTGGTGGTTACGTTACTGTTTTGGTTCGTGGTGAAACTGGTGCCGTTAACGCCGCAGTTCGCGCTGGTGCTGATGCTTGTGAGCGTGTTGGTGACGGCCTTGTTGCTGCGCACATCATTGCACGTCCGCACAAAGAAGTTGAGCCTGTTTTAACTGCAGGTATTAACCCAGCTTCTCGTCTGTAAATATTGCAGTAAGCATGAGGTTAACCTCATGCTTAAGGAGTGGTTATGACTTATCAAAGAGCAACTAGAAATAGTGTTATGGCAGGTGTAGGGCAATATTCCAGACGTGAACTTGCAAGTTCCTCTAGCATGAATCCTCAGATTTTGGGTTTTCTTGGTAGAGCAATGAGTCTAGAGTTCAGTGCTGCCCAACAATATTTGTCACATGCTGCTTTGTGCCAAAGTCGTATGGAAAATCAATTTGCTGAAGAATTTGTGCAACTTGCAAATGAAGAGTTCCGCCATGCATCAGAATTAACTGAGCGCATGGTGGATCACGGTGCCTTACCTTCGGGTACGGTTTTAACACCGTCTAAGCCTTCTTTTAATATTATTGAAGCGCTGTCTATCTGTGAGTTAAGTGAAATGCAGTTAATTAATTTGTACGAACAGGCTTACAAGCTAAGTGCAAATATTGGTTCTACTGGTGATGCTGAATTATTTGGCCGACTATATGAAGAAGAGGTGACTCAACTTCATCGCATACGCCAATGGTCAGCTGACTATATTGCCAAATCTCATGCACCTCATCCTATGAAAGGAGGTTTTGCATGAGTCTAAACTGGAAGGAAAGTAAAAATGCCTCAAGTTTAGAAGCTAAGTTTGTTTTTGAAGGTTATGAAACTCTGCGTGACTTTTTAGATGAGGTTGCGCAGATAACTGAAGAAATGGAGGTTCATCCCAACATTAGCTTTGGTCGCGATTATGCGAGTTTAATTATTTATGCACAAGACGGCACCTTATCTGATAAGGAACGAGACGTTGCGGCAAAGATTTTGAATTTAGTTTAATTAGGTAACCTGACTTGCTTAGAAACTGCT
The Thiomicrospira pelophila DSM 1534 genome window above contains:
- a CDS encoding carboxysome peptide B, with amino-acid sequence MEIHQVTHRLILTSRLDGMGHLPVKVLLSVSGGVAVALDPIGCKIGDWVFTIANSAARTAAGDDRYLTDLTISGIIDNWAEQES
- a CDS encoding ferritin-like domain-containing protein; translation: MTYQRATRNSVMAGVGQYSRRELASSSSMNPQILGFLGRAMSLEFSAAQQYLSHAALCQSRMENQFAEEFVQLANEEFRHASELTERMVDHGALPSGTVLTPSKPSFNIIEALSICELSEMQLINLYEQAYKLSANIGSTGDAELFGRLYEEEVTQLHRIRQWSADYIAKSHAPHPMKGGFA
- a CDS encoding carboxysome peptide A encodes the protein MKIMLVDKAIVSTNRIATMDHKPLLIVRDKPDGSPQVAVDPVGCKSGDWVLCVGSSAARDATGTKAYPSDLTIVGIIDRWETD
- a CDS encoding BMC domain-containing protein, with protein sequence MSNEYGIALGMIETRGLVPAIEAADAMTKAAEVRLVTREFVGGGYVTVLVRGETGAVNAAVRAGADACERVGDGLVAAHIIARPHKEVEPVLTAGINPASRL
- a CDS encoding CsoS2 family carboxysome shell protein — protein: MSAGRKASIERRKQQVKGKTSRGGAQPTRQPRKSVETAVDTTPVEKSATAEQSYIAPASAGKNRAKVNAVKPTATVQPKGRLVAKAYRKAACEGKAKLQAKMSQNSALTCIDASTDPNASCRDIARKVREQRATHGKVKASSSQRPAGRASKKSGNSAPEKVGVAKTSYDQDVSGTLVSNTNKMTGSEAGGCRVISGTEYTGPDEYQAKCSFKPEPNPRKVAMTTTASGRSVSGTEVGFSKSVTGTESGQCRSVTGTEYLPADQGEVFCGSKPEAGPSKVSQSKTVRNQMVSGPSMNTRQDMTGLEAGAQRTVTGSQYVSSSAPMGKEPTRQARGSIMSQSEKHEVSHTGGGAAVSGTNVNFYKPVTGDESGFCKNVTGGQYQSQEVRKERCDDELQPGPTKSIQSQTFAGQKITGDRAGLGGKITGAAAGMCKSVTGSSYLSFDAVESCGVEPSSLKPDANKFTPQSKPTTGGQPGPLGLTGAQKGVCSSVSGTPYQGVDHTSAMCQSSMPSMAGESDYPTMIMAAPQPMMAQAPAMFNGANAYSAPMVQPAPIMIGSEQHNEADKAVASRITGDGADSGFSITGDSWRRDGKVSGTEGKWSQSRNVSMRGVETRQSMGAHDFRPVTNPQVADISPITGSSGNTTSGASITVSGGARA
- a CDS encoding 4a-hydroxytetrahydrobiopterin dehydratase, yielding MSLNWKESKNASSLEAKFVFEGYETLRDFLDEVAQITEEMEVHPNISFGRDYASLIIYAQDGTLSDKERDVAAKILNLV
- a CDS encoding BMC domain-containing protein, which codes for MSTEYGIALGMIETRGLVPAIEAADAMTKAAEVRLVSRDFVGGGYVTVMVRGETGAVNAAVRAGADACERVGDGLVAAHIIARPHKEVDPILNGNLIQG